Proteins found in one Candidatus Tisiphia endosymbiont of Beris chalybata genomic segment:
- a CDS encoding autotransporter outer membrane beta-barrel domain-containing protein codes for MNRNKLHKNLLDFLYKSKIVEGFLGKTKPSRTAYSNVHEEERQVLTTKSPSRLTYAESLFTKASIMAIVTALSSYSTALATSDVRAPEGAALINNGKLTDIADLHNWQQIDQRGDLINNMNPAQPVDHTNALYIDAPSNKTAITYKGDHALVADVKDRVIPAINLGGNNPKAIVVQENITIGSISKGTVPIVINPGKILRFSGTSATEDKHGFKVGANIYDGVGKITVQGELIIDPMVNITDPESEKKIILRENIVSSRENPGILTILGACQIEQNIGSSNARFNSANFNTTEQVDLLQNVRAAHINIENLGILNIGGSLFTNKIDLLSNSVKLIIADGQKIVGNISSPEEAGNGEITFLGTGSIEKGVVRGLGKLIVGKGDVSLISGAHKIDEIQGNGSNTLSFNPGFTLEGSVNSTGGQPLNLTFRGGAINQINGIVGSTDNPVGDIQVQQGSNIFEDKVNANNIMIGNEATAIFVKSITAKNIKGLADNQGTVKFNNNSNIVVNSKIGDINPIQTIEVANEDVEVTEQVSVGKILFSSDKESTLTLLKAATITEGVATTGNNLHTLVLAEDFDTLTVPFGSNTNKLKTVQLQNDNLITINSNNFHSNLSTAADNTGKVLFKADGNSSYELGSSNLKLSEVIFEGNSEVQGDVYAHTIRVAPGKNVTFAGTKPRSKDIAASIVDDIALPRATQSLNFNTVIDAPNGLNLAADSTINFTTSTLVKSPINNGRINCTGDTWFQKEVNNAAHLNFAPGKLTVLEGNISATNITANNSHIIIMNPITAAGGLHAQNLTLDLGNNQLRYAGDAVLAGELKINIFYDTSTLTGGHIKMQDTATMDLTGVEKMLIKITARSDINNLPQDTRHNLIVSDGDVPTVDEDKITLDINEENHFVKWVIEPGTLTLRAQDISNPVLLRTARSAVPQQQQFIAQLVNADPNSEAGQYKNSLGFIIKDQNAANESMVKLHNSEVPNGQETLPHHSAEMTEDGILQTSNHTTLRMATSQKRTIGAGEEESSQYGIWGSPLYGYATQKMKEGASGYKLKSMGGVFGIDTFINDNLLIGAAYSRLNTKMSYKNQKVGDKTKGQVNIFSLYSSYNFPSNWLIEGIFSYGKTQVKNFEGRLMGVGANRAIRETAIGKYKTTYCGGKLLTGYNYRASDKLVLTPLLGLRYSHFADSRHQETGTSFQNIIYQKRTYHKLESLVGLRALTSVVLNDIALIPEFHGYFNYAFKRKSPVVEARLGGLDRPLDSKIINPNRRYYNVGTSLTAKYRMMEYGVAYNADLGKKYIAHQGSLKLRVNL; via the coding sequence ATGAATAGAAACAAGCTTCATAAGAATTTATTAGACTTTCTGTATAAGTCGAAAATAGTGGAGGGATTTTTAGGAAAAACGAAGCCGAGCCGAACTGCGTACTCAAATGTACATGAAGAGGAGAGGCAAGTTTTGACAACAAAATCACCCAGTAGATTGACTTATGCAGAAAGTCTATTTACTAAAGCATCAATTATGGCAATTGTAACAGCCCTTAGTAGTTATTCTACAGCACTAGCAACCTCTGATGTTCGGGCGCCAGAGGGGGCAGCGCTAATAAATAATGGTAAATTAACTGATATTGCCGATCTGCACAACTGGCAGCAGATAGATCAACGAGGAGATCTTATTAATAATATGAACCCAGCGCAACCAGTAGATCATACCAATGCTCTATATATTGATGCTCCTTCGAATAAGACAGCAATTACTTATAAGGGGGATCACGCACTGGTGGCTGACGTGAAGGATAGGGTTATTCCGGCCATTAATCTAGGTGGGAATAACCCTAAGGCCATAGTAGTTCAGGAAAATATCACTATTGGTTCTATCTCCAAGGGAACTGTACCTATCGTAATAAATCCTGGTAAAATACTGAGATTTAGTGGTACTTCAGCTACTGAAGATAAACATGGATTCAAGGTAGGAGCAAATATTTATGATGGAGTAGGCAAAATAACAGTTCAGGGGGAATTGATAATCGATCCTATGGTCAATATTACTGATCCCGAAAGCGAGAAAAAAATTATACTTCGTGAAAATATTGTTTCAAGTCGCGAGAATCCTGGAATATTGACAATTTTAGGAGCTTGTCAAATAGAACAAAATATTGGGAGTAGTAATGCACGTTTCAATAGCGCAAATTTTAATACAACTGAGCAAGTAGATTTATTACAAAATGTTCGTGCCGCTCATATAAATATTGAAAATCTAGGTATCCTCAATATAGGAGGCTCTCTATTTACTAATAAAATAGACCTACTTAGTAATTCTGTAAAATTAATTATTGCCGATGGGCAAAAGATAGTAGGTAATATTAGTAGCCCAGAAGAAGCTGGCAACGGAGAGATAACATTTTTAGGTACTGGAAGCATTGAAAAAGGGGTAGTGAGAGGCTTAGGAAAACTAATAGTAGGGAAAGGCGATGTATCGCTCATTAGCGGCGCTCATAAGATTGATGAAATTCAAGGAAATGGTAGCAATACTCTATCTTTTAATCCTGGTTTTACTCTAGAAGGAAGCGTTAATTCAACAGGGGGTCAGCCCCTTAATTTAACATTTAGAGGAGGCGCAATTAATCAAATTAATGGCATAGTTGGAAGTACTGATAATCCGGTTGGTGATATCCAAGTGCAGCAGGGGAGCAATATTTTTGAGGATAAAGTCAATGCAAATAATATAATGATAGGTAATGAAGCAACTGCTATATTTGTTAAAAGTATAACAGCTAAAAATATTAAAGGTCTTGCAGATAACCAAGGTACAGTTAAGTTTAATAATAATAGTAATATTGTTGTTAATAGTAAAATTGGGGATATTAATCCAATACAAACCATAGAAGTAGCTAATGAAGATGTAGAAGTTACTGAACAGGTTTCAGTAGGAAAGATATTATTTTCTAGTGATAAAGAATCAACTTTAACGTTACTTAAAGCAGCTACTATAACTGAAGGAGTTGCTACTACCGGCAATAATCTTCATACCTTAGTGCTTGCGGAGGATTTTGATACTCTAACGGTACCGTTTGGCTCAAATACTAATAAGTTAAAAACCGTCCAGTTACAAAATGATAACTTAATTACTATTAATAGTAATAATTTTCATTCAAACCTATCTACAGCAGCGGATAATACCGGTAAAGTACTGTTTAAAGCAGATGGTAACTCTTCGTATGAATTAGGATCAAGTAACTTAAAATTATCTGAGGTAATTTTTGAAGGTAATTCTGAAGTCCAAGGAGATGTTTATGCTCATACTATTAGAGTAGCACCTGGAAAAAATGTAACTTTTGCTGGTACTAAACCACGCTCTAAAGATATAGCGGCATCAATTGTAGATGATATTGCATTGCCACGAGCCACGCAGTCTTTGAATTTTAATACAGTGATTGATGCTCCTAACGGACTTAACTTAGCAGCAGATAGTACTATAAATTTTACAACTTCCACTTTGGTTAAAAGTCCAATTAATAATGGGCGCATTAATTGCACAGGCGATACATGGTTTCAGAAGGAAGTAAATAACGCGGCTCACCTCAATTTCGCTCCAGGAAAATTGACTGTATTAGAAGGGAACATTTCCGCAACTAATATTACTGCTAATAACTCTCATATAATTATAATGAATCCTATAACTGCCGCTGGCGGTTTACATGCTCAAAATTTAACGTTAGATCTTGGTAATAATCAACTAAGGTATGCAGGGGATGCAGTATTAGCAGGAGAGTTAAAAATCAATATTTTTTATGATACTTCCACTTTAACTGGTGGCCATATTAAAATGCAAGACACCGCAACCATGGACTTAACAGGCGTAGAGAAGATGCTTATTAAAATAACCGCACGTTCTGATATTAATAACCTGCCTCAAGATACGCGACATAATCTGATTGTGAGTGATGGTGATGTACCTACAGTTGATGAGGATAAAATTACTTTAGATATCAATGAAGAAAATCATTTTGTAAAATGGGTAATTGAGCCTGGCACTTTAACATTACGTGCTCAGGATATATCAAATCCAGTTTTACTACGCACTGCTAGAAGCGCTGTGCCGCAGCAGCAGCAATTTATTGCCCAACTAGTTAACGCAGATCCAAATAGTGAAGCTGGACAGTACAAAAATAGTTTAGGCTTTATAATCAAGGATCAAAATGCGGCTAACGAAAGTATGGTCAAGCTACATAACTCAGAAGTACCAAACGGTCAGGAAACCCTACCTCATCACTCCGCTGAAATGACAGAAGACGGCATACTACAAACTAGTAACCATACTACTCTCAGAATGGCAACTTCGCAAAAACGAACTATTGGCGCAGGAGAGGAGGAATCAAGTCAATATGGAATTTGGGGCTCTCCTTTATATGGATATGCTACTCAAAAAATGAAAGAAGGGGCGAGTGGCTATAAATTAAAATCAATGGGAGGGGTATTTGGAATTGATACGTTTATCAATGATAATCTCCTTATTGGCGCCGCATATAGTAGGTTAAATACTAAAATGTCCTATAAGAATCAAAAAGTTGGGGATAAAACCAAAGGACAAGTTAATATTTTCTCTTTATACAGCTCATATAATTTCCCAAGCAACTGGCTGATTGAAGGAATATTTTCTTATGGGAAAACCCAGGTGAAGAATTTTGAAGGACGGCTAATGGGGGTTGGGGCTAATAGGGCTATTAGGGAAACAGCTATTGGTAAGTATAAAACCACTTATTGTGGAGGTAAATTACTGACCGGGTATAATTATCGAGCTAGTGATAAATTAGTGCTCACTCCTCTGCTAGGGTTAAGATATTCCCACTTTGCTGACTCCAGGCATCAGGAAACAGGTACCTCCTTTCAAAATATAATTTATCAAAAAAGAACTTACCATAAACTAGAGAGCTTAGTAGGGCTTAGAGCTTTAACTTCTGTAGTATTAAATGACATAGCACTAATACCAGAATTTCATGGTTATTTTAACTATGCGTTTAAACGAAAATCTCCTGTAGTCGAAGCGAGGCTAGGAGGATTAGACCGACCACTAGATAGCAAGATAATTAACCCTAATAGAAGGTATTATAACGTCGGTACTAGCTTAACTGCTAAATATAGAATGATGGAATATGGGGTAGCCTATAACGCTGACCTTGGTAAAAAATATATTGCCCACCAAGGTAGCTTAAAGCTCAGAGTTAATTTGTAA
- the rplU gene encoding 50S ribosomal protein L21: MFAVIKAGGKQYKVGKNSVIKVEKIDGEKGATIQLDQVLMLGEDSKPSFIGTPMVKGALVTAEITNQCRDSKIIIFKKKRRQNYRRKAGHRQELTELKILDITKQ, encoded by the coding sequence ATGTTCGCAGTTATTAAAGCAGGCGGAAAGCAATATAAAGTCGGCAAAAATAGTGTTATAAAAGTAGAAAAAATTGATGGTGAAAAAGGAGCAACGATCCAACTTGATCAAGTGTTGATGTTAGGGGAAGATTCTAAACCTTCATTTATAGGTACTCCAATGGTTAAAGGAGCTCTCGTTACTGCAGAAATTACTAACCAGTGTAGAGATAGTAAAATTATTATTTTTAAGAAAAAGCGACGCCAGAACTATCGTCGTAAGGCTGGGCATAGGCAGGAATTGACTGAGCTAAAAATATTAGATATTACCAAACAATAA
- the rpmA gene encoding 50S ribosomal protein L27 — MATKKAGGSSRNGRDSAGRRLGLKKSDGQYVIPGNIIVRQRGTKIHPGKNVGLGKDHTIFALIEGIVKFSTKRDYKIVNIV, encoded by the coding sequence ATGGCAACCAAAAAAGCTGGTGGTAGCTCCAGAAATGGTAGAGATTCGGCTGGTCGTAGACTAGGACTGAAAAAATCTGATGGACAATATGTAATACCAGGTAACATAATCGTTAGACAGCGTGGGACTAAAATTCATCCAGGCAAAAATGTGGGGCTTGGAAAAGATCATACCATATTTGCTTTAATTGAAGGTATAGTAAAGTTTTCTACGAAAAGAGACTACAAAATAGTAAATATTGTATAG
- a CDS encoding aspartate kinase, which yields MPLIVQKFGGTSVANIARIKEIIPIIKLEQQDGNKIIVVVSAMAGVTNQLVTLCNEVSSLQTNAQLAEYDTALCSGEMVTASLLALNLQEEGIPARSVLAWQLPIITNNNHSKALVKHLSTGLLKKCLDKNIIPVVAGFQGITDTNRASTLGRGGSDTTASIIAVAMKAARCDIYTDVVGVFTADPRIVPQAKKLSQISFEEMQEFASCGAKVLHSRCLEIATRYKVPIRVLSSFLSNDPNSTENTGTLITARDQIMENSQITGITSNKNLLKLTVDAQCEYKNQSCINFYQICHLIADHNIHLELMENVAISKQYNFIATLSDKNKTQFLLEELKKKKQINNFVIDTQIAIVSIIGYGIKNDHTLISLILKALEKLNISINMIQVSEIKISILITDADNEKTIRCLHQLFALEK from the coding sequence ATGCCATTAATAGTTCAAAAATTTGGTGGAACCTCAGTTGCTAACATTGCACGAATAAAAGAAATTATTCCAATTATCAAGCTTGAGCAACAGGATGGTAATAAAATAATAGTAGTTGTGTCTGCAATGGCAGGGGTGACAAACCAATTGGTTACTTTGTGTAACGAGGTATCTAGCCTGCAGACAAATGCGCAACTAGCAGAGTATGATACTGCTTTATGTAGCGGCGAAATGGTAACAGCCTCCTTATTAGCTCTTAATTTACAAGAGGAGGGGATACCGGCTAGATCGGTGTTAGCATGGCAGCTTCCAATAATTACTAATAATAATCACAGTAAGGCTTTAGTAAAACATCTTTCTACTGGTTTATTAAAAAAATGTTTGGATAAAAATATTATTCCAGTTGTGGCGGGATTTCAAGGAATTACTGACACTAATCGCGCCTCTACGCTTGGAAGAGGGGGCTCTGATACAACTGCATCAATAATTGCGGTGGCTATGAAGGCTGCTAGATGTGATATCTATACTGATGTAGTTGGGGTATTTACTGCTGATCCCCGCATTGTTCCACAAGCAAAAAAATTATCTCAAATTAGTTTTGAAGAGATGCAAGAATTTGCTTCTTGTGGAGCTAAAGTATTACATTCACGTTGTTTAGAAATCGCCACTAGATATAAAGTACCTATACGTGTTTTATCATCATTTTTATCTAACGACCCCAACTCAACCGAAAATACCGGTACCTTGATTACCGCAAGAGATCAAATTATGGAAAATAGCCAAATTACTGGCATTACCTCTAATAAAAATTTACTAAAATTAACAGTAGACGCACAGTGCGAGTATAAAAACCAAAGCTGTATAAATTTTTATCAAATTTGTCATCTAATTGCTGATCATAATATACATCTAGAATTAATGGAAAATGTTGCAATAAGTAAACAATATAATTTTATTGCGACATTATCTGATAAAAATAAAACCCAGTTTTTATTAGAAGAGTTAAAAAAGAAAAAACAAATAAATAATTTTGTCATTGATACTCAAATTGCAATAGTATCAATAATTGGCTATGGTATTAAAAATGATCATACCTTAATTAGCTTAATATTAAAGGCCTTAGAAAAACTTAATATTAGCATTAATATGATACAAGTGTCAGAAATTAAGATTTCTATTTTAATAACAGATGCTGATAATGAAAAAACAATACGCTGTTTGCATCAATTATTTGCATTAGAAAAATAA
- a CDS encoding phosphatidylglycerophosphatase A, whose product MLYNKLVELFVTFFYIGKIKYCPGTFGSLAAFPLCYLILYYTSAHPIGFLLSDFSILQARIITIVIIAFSSCILLFIMGVYFSSHYSNYINKDDPKEVVIDEVVGQMLTVILSFLSLVFINYSQVIKYLSEPVINWVFLFVLPFILFRFFDIIKPWPINWCDKNIKGGVGIMLDDVIAAVFASVLQYAITFTIIDWTN is encoded by the coding sequence ATGTTATATAATAAACTCGTGGAATTATTTGTAACTTTTTTTTATATAGGTAAGATAAAATACTGCCCCGGTACTTTTGGCTCTTTAGCCGCTTTTCCTTTATGTTACTTAATTTTGTATTACACCTCAGCACATCCCATAGGTTTTTTACTTTCAGACTTTTCTATACTGCAAGCTCGCATTATCACTATTGTTATTATAGCTTTTTCAAGTTGTATATTGTTATTCATTATGGGAGTATATTTTTCTTCCCATTACTCAAACTATATCAACAAAGACGACCCAAAAGAGGTAGTTATTGATGAAGTAGTAGGACAGATGTTAACTGTAATATTAAGTTTTCTTTCTCTGGTATTTATCAATTATTCACAAGTGATAAAATATTTAAGTGAACCAGTTATTAATTGGGTTTTCCTGTTTGTGTTACCTTTTATCTTATTTAGATTCTTTGATATAATAAAACCATGGCCAATAAATTGGTGCGATAAAAATATTAAAGGAGGGGTGGGTATTATGTTAGATGATGTAATAGCCGCAGTTTTTGCCTCAGTATTGCAATATGCTATAACTTTTACTATAATAGACTGGACAAATTAA
- a CDS encoding copper chaperone PCu(A)C has product MKFPKIIILLIISLGFKISICLADSSTPAGAIVPVQQENKGEEKLFTPQSCSAPDSLIEVVKAWARPSITSKNIGNNNSAVYFKLHNNSDIDYNLINVNSGVASRVELHKSFVDEKGISKMIKLDKLVIPAKGEVILKPGDLHIMLLDLKNTLKVGDKFDLLLYFDNGVQKVVKVEVKTA; this is encoded by the coding sequence ATGAAGTTCCCAAAGATAATAATATTACTTATCATTAGTCTTGGTTTTAAGATATCAATATGTTTGGCAGATAGTAGTACTCCTGCCGGAGCTATCGTTCCAGTACAGCAAGAAAATAAGGGAGAAGAAAAACTCTTCACTCCCCAGAGTTGCTCAGCTCCAGATAGTTTGATTGAGGTAGTAAAAGCTTGGGCCCGACCGTCTATTACTAGCAAAAATATAGGTAATAATAACTCGGCGGTATATTTTAAGCTGCATAATAACTCTGATATTGACTATAATTTGATAAATGTGAATTCTGGGGTTGCTAGTAGAGTTGAATTGCATAAGAGCTTTGTAGATGAAAAAGGCATTAGCAAAATGATAAAACTTGATAAGTTGGTGATTCCTGCTAAAGGGGAGGTTATTTTAAAACCAGGGGATTTACATATTATGCTGCTAGACTTAAAAAATACCTTAAAAGTTGGCGATAAATTCGATTTATTGTTATATTTTGATAATGGTGTACAAAAAGTTGTGAAGGTGGAAGTAAAAACTGCTTAG
- a CDS encoding IS4 family transposase, giving the protein MHQILLQELILYIDGNKSRLKCLSGMIISLITGGSIDPKGLALGISGDAKASSKIHRIYRLLKEFTFDYMKVASLLLSLFGVGNYVVAMDRTNWKFGKTDINILFLVIVIGKISVPIYWHSLSHGGACSKEFMEEFLQKFIDNFGVEKIKYLLADREFMNKEWLNFLIDNHIRFAIPLRTDHQIRLEKGLKTLTIGKIFNDLKALKYKVCAGILWDRKVNFAAYRNDKNELMVLVSSIEVEVDIFALYRYRWSIERLFKHLKSGGFDIEKSHLVNLDRFKKLLVVTAIASALIVKNGLIQNSLNPIRIKLQKTTEKQLFSLFTYGFDHIKNIFYQSIINSCNSTNTHLINTSKNRTSYYLLCLPTKIVGYYANNHAERQIKHHVKYRKNSFFTWSTRGDRFLERAKSIFASSKLQCLNPFQELINQLS; this is encoded by the coding sequence ATGCACCAAATACTACTTCAAGAATTGATTTTATATATAGACGGAAATAAATCAAGATTAAAATGTTTGTCTGGGATGATAATCAGTTTAATAACTGGAGGTTCTATCGACCCAAAGGGTTTAGCGCTTGGTATTTCAGGTGATGCTAAAGCATCGTCAAAAATCCATAGGATTTATCGATTGTTAAAAGAATTTACTTTTGATTATATGAAGGTTGCATCATTACTGTTAAGCTTGTTCGGTGTAGGAAATTATGTTGTAGCAATGGATCGAACAAATTGGAAATTTGGTAAAACAGATATTAATATTTTGTTTTTAGTAATTGTAATTGGTAAGATATCAGTGCCAATATATTGGCATTCTTTATCGCATGGTGGAGCTTGTTCTAAAGAATTTATGGAAGAATTTTTGCAGAAGTTTATTGACAATTTTGGGGTTGAAAAAATAAAATATTTACTTGCTGATCGAGAATTTATGAATAAAGAATGGTTAAATTTCTTAATAGATAATCATATAAGATTTGCTATTCCCCTAAGAACGGATCACCAAATTCGTCTTGAGAAAGGTTTAAAAACTTTAACGATTGGAAAAATATTTAATGATCTCAAAGCCTTAAAATATAAGGTTTGTGCTGGAATATTGTGGGATAGAAAAGTCAATTTTGCTGCATATAGAAATGATAAAAATGAACTGATGGTTTTGGTGTCATCAATTGAGGTCGAAGTTGATATTTTCGCTTTATATAGGTACCGCTGGTCCATCGAACGGTTGTTTAAGCATCTCAAAAGCGGAGGCTTTGATATTGAAAAAAGTCACTTAGTAAATTTGGATAGATTCAAAAAATTATTGGTGGTAACTGCTATTGCTTCAGCTTTAATAGTTAAGAATGGCTTAATACAAAATTCACTAAACCCAATCCGTATAAAACTCCAAAAAACCACTGAAAAACAATTATTTTCATTATTTACTTACGGGTTTGATCATATTAAAAATATCTTTTATCAATCTATCATTAATAGCTGTAACTCAACTAATACGCACCTTATTAATACCTCCAAAAATAGAACTTCTTACTACTTACTCTGCCTCCCTACAAAAATCGTAGGGTACTATGCCAATAACCATGCCGAGAGGCAAATAAAGCATCACGTGAAATACAGAAAAAACTCATTTTTTACATGGTCAACAAGAGGTGATAGATTTTTAGAACGGGCTAAATCTATTTTTGCCTCCTCAAAACTCCAATGTTTAAACCCTTTCCAGGAATTAATTAATCAACTCTCTTAA
- a CDS encoding IS3 family transposase, with product MVDKDYKDLSVRRQSQLLNLNRSSLYYKDSEKDQDNYLSNRIVEIYSNYPIYGYRRITAILRREVVIVNSKKVRRLMKLMNLQAIYPSINTSKRNLKEAIYPYLLSGLEVIKPNQVWQVDITYLRVQSGFMYLVALIDVYTRLVVGYRLSNSLNTESCLLALEDAIAKYGKPSIINSDQGSQFTSEDWINELRRCVISISMTGKGRCNDNAHIERLWRSFKYEGSYLYRCTSVLELKNNIPKWLNWYNNQRPHQALEYKTPFEIYSGFMDKSCDLPTIPLLPQQLQNYKNNIFVDSL from the coding sequence ATGGTAGATAAGGATTATAAAGATTTAAGTGTTCGTCGGCAAAGTCAGCTATTGAATCTGAACCGCTCCAGCCTATATTACAAGGATTCGGAGAAGGATCAAGATAATTATTTAAGTAATAGAATAGTTGAGATCTATAGTAATTATCCGATATATGGTTACCGGCGAATAACGGCGATACTTAGGAGAGAAGTGGTAATTGTTAACAGCAAAAAAGTCAGGAGGTTGATGAAACTAATGAATTTGCAAGCAATTTACCCTTCGATTAATACAAGTAAAAGAAACCTAAAAGAAGCTATTTATCCATATTTGCTATCAGGGTTAGAGGTTATAAAGCCAAATCAGGTATGGCAGGTGGATATCACTTATTTAAGGGTACAAAGTGGTTTTATGTATTTGGTTGCATTAATCGATGTTTATACTAGATTAGTAGTAGGATATCGTTTATCAAATAGTTTAAATACAGAGAGCTGTTTGCTAGCGTTAGAAGATGCTATAGCTAAATATGGGAAGCCGTCGATAATTAATAGTGATCAAGGTAGCCAGTTTACCAGCGAGGATTGGATTAATGAATTGAGGAGATGCGTCATAAGCATCAGCATGACGGGCAAAGGCAGGTGTAACGATAATGCCCATATTGAGCGTTTATGGCGATCGTTTAAGTATGAGGGGTCGTATTTATACCGGTGTACTTCAGTTTTAGAGTTGAAAAATAATATCCCGAAATGGTTGAATTGGTATAACAATCAAAGGCCCCATCAGGCTTTGGAGTACAAAACGCCGTTTGAGATATATAGTGGATTTATGGATAAGTCTTGCGACTTACCCACAATTCCACTATTACCACAACAGCTACAAAATTATAAAAATAATATTTTTGTAGATAGTTTATGA
- a CDS encoding palindromic element RPE1 domain-containing protein, protein MHNLKIIEEFLGETKSSTAAYIDVREEQRGVSTTKLPIRLGYARGLMEESVI, encoded by the coding sequence TTGCATAACCTAAAGATAATTGAAGAATTTTTAGGAGAAACGAAGTCGAGTACCGCAGCGTACATAGACGTACGTGAGGAACAGAGAGGAGTTTCGACGACAAAATTACCAATTAGATTAGGTTATGCAAGAGGTCTAATGGAAGAAAGCGTCATATAA